The genomic stretch agattttctcttttcttaGACTTGTACTGGAGTGAGTTCAATCCCACTTTTCCAATTATACACTATGCAACATTCAATAACAACGAAGCCGATGTATATTTGCTAACTGCTATGATATGCATAGGTATGGCACATTCCCCATTAGAAGCCGAATATGAGCTTTCAATAGTCGTTACAATGCAGTTTAGAAGGCTTATATTTGACGCAGTAGGCGATGATGTGGTTTTGAGATTACCATTGCTTCAATCACTATTACTTCATAACTTCGCCTGCAAGTATTATGGCGATAAGTTACTTTACGAAATGTCCCAACTTTTTCACGGCACTAATATAAACTTTTTAAGATTTACTGGATTTTTCGACGATTTAGTCGAACCAAATATGtcatcttctccaagtGCAACTTACCACCAGTTGGAGACTGACTGGAAAAAATGGATTCACTACGAGACATGTAAGAGAACAGCATACTTCGCATTTGTTTGTGATTCTCAACATGCCACATTATTCAAACACCAAGTTCTTTCGGCGTTCAGCTTGCAAATAGATTTACCCAGCACCGATGCTGTATGGAATGCGAGCAATCCTATTACCTTTTCTGAAATGTATAGATTACAACCTAGAGGACTTTCCTATCAACATAAGGTAGTCCTAAATTTACAGAGTGGCCAGACGTTATCAGCTCCAGGTCCATCAATGCCTTCAGTTAAAGCGGAGGGCAATTGGCCCGAATTTTTGTGGAGTTTGAGATCTATGATGATGCCATACAAGGAGAGCCAAAAAGAATACTCTTTAGATTGTTACTCCCAGTTTTCTCGAAGTATTTTACTACATGGAATTATATCTATTTGTTGGGATATGAGATGGAGGGGATTATTTGACTTGGGTATCGTttcaaaaaagaaattgagcGACCTTTCTGGCAAACTATTGAGAGCTTTCTATAACTGGAAAGGTTATCTTGATTTGCATATTTCAAGTGCAAACGAGCGAGCTCTTGGAAAAAACGTAGACCTGGAACCTTCCGTTGGATTAAACGATTACGGCCTATCTCCAGCATTCTGGTCAAACTTAAGTTCCTACCAATTAGGGTTaatttctctttttgcaGATACAGCATCGATTGTGAAGTACGCTACAGAACTTAAAAACAGTAGACGGGCAGGCGTATCACGTAATAAGATTCATATTGAATCATGGGCAAGGTCACCAAATGGTGATCAATCAATAAGAGAAGCAGCTAGGTTTATCAGAATTATTTCTAATGCTGAGAATGAGCACATTATTTCTATACCACATATTCCATGGACCCTATTTATTTCATGCTTAGTAATATGGTGCTATGAAACTAATCGAGATTGTTTAAATGGGCTAACAAGTAGAGATCACATCGAGTTATCCTACGCAAAATATTATAATCCTTCCGTTTCATACTTTGACGAGCAGGCAGTTAAGCACGATACACTTGAGTATATTAGCCTTGCAATTGATAACGAAGCAGATGATGTTGAAACCTCTGGAAACTTTTGGAAAAGGCAAAAGTTGATGATTGCTGTCATATCATATGGGCTAATATATTTCAAAAAATTCAGATGGAAATATACTACTGAGTATTCTACAACTTTGAGAAGTATATTAGATAGCTACAGCTTTTGAATATAAATCGCTTTAGCTAATTAAACAGAGTTCTTCTCAACATTAATTTCTTGAATTAATTCCACATCCTTAGATTGATTGGACTGGCGGTCACTCTCGTTTTCAGCTGGTGTAATGCCCATCTTGAGACATTCTTCGTTAGTAAAGGTGTGGAAGTAATCAACGGAATCAAGTGCATGTATAGCCTTGGAAGGAAAAATGTAATTCAAAGCgatattcaagaagaaagcaataCAGAATCCAAAGATACAGTTACCATAGTAGTAGTGAAGTATTCCCTGGttaattgaaatatttggGTTTGCCATATGAATCAAACCTGGAAGACCAGGTGTGGCAACAACaatgaatatgaagaaactcttcaagttgaatcCATTCCAGTAccagtagattgaatccACTTCATTAGAATACAAATCGCTTAGCTTAAGTTTTCTCTTCCTGATTATCCAGAATTCCGACATAATAATAGCAATAATTGGTGACATGAATACTGAGAATGACGACATAACTACCACAAATCTCGAAGACGTGTTGTAGAATAACCATGGTTGAACTACCCAAGATAATAGGGAAGTAAGCACAGCTCCTCGTTTAATGTTTATGTATTTAGGGCACAATCCAGACATATCCATACCACCTGCAATACCATTGGACAATAAGTTAAGGGCTAATTGGGAGGAGAGGAAACATAAAGACGCAAAGAATGCGGCTACTCTTGACCTAGAACTGTAGTCAGCAATAATCCATTGTTCAACGATCATATGTGGCATCCAAAGAGCCTGACCGTATATCTCAGATGTAGCTGATGCAGAAAGCAAGCCAAAAAGAGGCATAACAGTTCCAAATGTCATTATAGCACCAAAAGTACCAGGTACACAACTTGACTTTCTCTTGGAGTATCTAGTGAAATCAGACATGTTGGTTATGCCAGAAGATAAAGATCCATACCATGAAGTGATACCATATATCCATGCCCAAGCATGAGCTGACTTGGAGGAGAAGTTACTTTGTGCATTCAACAATGGCCCAGCACCTCCATTATGGCCAATCGACCATGCAAAAACCGAGATCATTGCAACAAATACTGCCACCGAAGAGACGTGAAGAAACATACTAAGTTTTTCAGGTCTGATAAGAAGCATTGGAATCGATAtaagttggaaaaggaggaatgaaatcaaatctCTAGTCGTCAAATGCACAGATAACGGGAGCGTATTTTCCATATGTAAATACGAATAGGACCAGGAACTGAATATGATACCTAAACATTGACCTCCAAGCCATGCCTGTGAACCATACCATACAATGCTCAAGATTGTTCTAATTGCTACTCCAAAGTAACTGCCTCTGATACCAAATACAAGTCTTTGACAGACAGTGTAACCGACATGAAAGTAGTAACCTGGACCACCGTTCAACACAGACAATGTACTGATGATAGTATtaccaacaataataacacCAATAGATTCCTTAACGTTTAAGCCCAACGAAAGCAAGGATGCACCTGAcgaccaagttgaaataCTACACTCTGAAACAGTCCAGAAACTAAAGTAACTGGCGTAGTTCCAGAGCCTTCTCAGAGGAGTCATAGGTATCAAATCATGGTTTTGTAGATTGTCTACTTCTTGACCACCGTCCTTTGGTTTtacttcaagtttttgCAAGAAACTCatattgtattatattAGGTTAATATGTTTGGATTAATGGTGTACAATACATGTCTAATGAGATCATTCTACTTCTATTTAACTGATTTTAGTTAAACACTCCCTATTATTTACAATCTCTTATCTTGCTACTTCCAACCTACGATGTGGACCCAGGTTTGTCATGTTCAGATATTCACCATCTGATAACCGTTGAATTCTCCACCGATTTCTCCACCAAATTTCTCCACCAGATATCTCCACCAGATTTCTCCACCGACGCATAAAGCAATTTCCTGAAGTAGATGTGTTGCATTATTTTTCTGCGCAGTTTCTTCCTTGCTATCTGTACTAAATGCTCTTCAAGtcaatcttcaagaatttgtcTTTTAACAAAATTCAAAGATCTCCCTATCTAACTATTAATTAAGAAGAGATAATTCCAGTGGGTTATACGATAGTATATGGAGTCTACGAATTAACAAATAGTCAAtcatttcattttcttttaCTAGGTACCCTGCGGTGCTcaaaaaataatatttAGAGATAGAGTCTATTTTCTACACCCACAATATTTTCTCCACCAGACTCTAGAGTTGCTATCGCGCAGATAAATTCTTGGTGGAGAAATTggaccaagaagaaatattGTCCTTTGGTGACTTATGTCCATTCCACATATATAATAATGTGGAAGTTCCCAAATAGTCGAAGTGTGTTATCGTTGAATTTGATTATTCAAAATCGAAGATgacaagagaaagaaagttaTTAATTGGTATTGACGTTGGTGGAACCAACACTGATTCAGTTTTGTTGGATCCTTCCCTTGTCTCGGATACCACTACCAGAGGTATCATTGCATGGAATAAGGCCAACACCACTTCCGATGTATCTGACGGTATCGAAGCTGCTTTGACGGAATTGTTCACTTTGGCACCCAAAGTCTACAAGGAAGATGTTGGTGCTGTAACTATTGGAACCACCCACTTCCTTAACGCTGTTATTGAACAGGATAGAGGCAAGCTCGATAAGGTTGCTGTTCTAAGATTCGTTGGTCCGTATTCGCAGAAGACTGAGCCCTTTTGTGAATTTCCTGCTGGGTTGAAAGATATTTTGAAGGGCTATGTTGCATACCTTGATGGTGGACACTACGTTCACGGCGAAGAAGTTAGTGAACTTAACAAAAAGGAAATTCACGACCACTGTATGAAGAtaaaagaattgaacattCACGCTGTCGTTCTTGTAGCTCAATTCTCTcctttgaaaaatgaacaCGAGAACATTGCTGAGGGCATAATCAAAGAAGTTCTTCCTGATATACAGATTGTCAAGTCTTACGAAATTGCTGGAATTGGTTTCttagaaagagaaaatgcCGCGATTCTAAATGCTGGTATCTTGAGATTTGCAAACAAGGTTATCGCTTCATTTAATGCTGCCGTTCGGAGGGTGGGTTTGAATTGTCCAGTTATGTTAACTCAGAATGATGGAACTGTGTTGCCATCTAGTGCTGCAAGAAAGTGTCCGATAAATAcgttttcttctggtgccACTAATTCCATGAGAGGTGCTTCTATTCTTTGTAGTGGAGATGAGTCCATCAAGGGACAATCGGTTttggttgttgatgttggtGGGACCACTACTGATATAGGTGTCTTGTTGCCAACTGGTTTCCCAAGACAATCTGCCTCTTTCTCATATGTAGGAGGTGTTAGAATGAACTTCTCAATGCCTCAAGTTCACAGCTTTGGTCTTGGCGGTGGTTCGAAGGTAAGATTCAATAAAAAGATCACCATTGGTCCTGACAGCgttggaaatgaaattcGTAAGCAAGCAATTATCTTTGGAGGTGATACATTAACAGCTTCTGATATGGCAGTTGGAATTGGCAAGCAAGCTGGTCTTGAACCCGAATTATTCAACATTGGAGACCCGCAAAAATTAGATGGCAAGTTGAACGAGAAACATATGAAGGAATTTCAGGATGAAGTCAAAtacttgttggaaaagcaCATTGATAGAATGAGAACTTCAGCAGAACCTGTTCCTGTTTTGGTTGTTGGCGGTGGATCTTTCATTGTGCCTTCAGATATCGAAGGCTCTTCGAAAGTTCTCAGACCTCCATACCACGGTGTTGCTAATGCTATTGGTGCTGCCATGTCCAAGATTTCTGGGCGAAAGCATCTCATTAAAGTTGTTCCAAACGAAAAAGAAGCTAAAGAAAATGCTCTACAAGAATGCATCGAAGAAGCAAAGGAAAATGCAGTAGTAAAAGGCGCTATTAGAGATTCTTTGACTATAGTTGAGTTGTCGCACGATCCTATTCCATATATTCCAAACACTTACGAATTTATCGTTAAGGTGGTTGGAGATGCAGACCATTCAAGGGTACCAGAAgtgaatttggagaaa from Scheffersomyces stipitis CBS 6054 chromosome 2, complete sequence encodes the following:
- a CDS encoding C2H2 zinc finger protein (go_component nucleus~go_funtion nucleic acid binding; zinc ion binding), encoding MSFRCSFLNCGKKFTRKDYLARHELNHTNEKPYKCEQCQFSFTRSDLLNKHFKSQSHRKRKQELFKSSEKTEGLDKPDQDFEDIESPSKKLRFSTRNEPSSQKQPLMTVTSSPIEDHIFTESNDLPPGSFNNYLWLFDDSLDVRDDNFVSKPLNHQIEPSLSSTSHIVEEESFREIDGQRRLAVLELLNIHEVSSLAPDRFSLFLDLYWSEFNPTFPIIHYATFNNNEADVYLLTAMICIGMAHSPLEAEYELSIVVTMQFRRLIFDAVGDDVVLRLPLLQSLLLHNFACKYYGDKLLYEMSQLFHGTNINFLRFTGFFDDLVEPNMSSSPSATYHQLETDWKKWIHYETCKRTAYFAFVCDSQHATLFKHQVLSAFSLQIDLPSTDAVWNASNPITFSEMYRLQPRGLSYQHKVVLNLQSGQTLSAPGPSMPSVKAEGNWPEFLWSLRSMMMPYKESQKEYSLDCYSQFSRSILLHGIISICWDMRWRGLFDLGIVSKKKLSDLSGKLLRAFYNWKGYLDLHISSANERALGKNVDSEPSVGLNDYGLSPAFWSNLSSYQLGLISLFADTASIVKYATELKNSRRAGVSRNKIHIESWARSPNGDQSIREAARFIRIISNAENEHIISIPHIPWTLFISCLVIWCYETNRDCLNGLTSRDHIELSYAKYYNPSVSYFDEQAVKHDTLEYISLAIDNEADDVETSGNFWKRQ
- a CDS encoding predicted protein (go_funtion hydrolase activity), with product MTRERKLLIGIDVGGTNTDSVLLDPSLVSDTTTRGIIAWNKANTTSDVSDGIEAALTELFTLAPKVYKEDVGAVTIGTTHFLNAVIEQDRGKLDKVAVLRFVGPYSQKTEPFCEFPAGLKDILKGYVAYLDGGHYVHGEEVSELNKKEIHDHCMKIKELNIHAVVLVAQFSPLKNEHENIAEGIIKEVLPDIQIVKSYEIAGIGFLERENAAILNAGILRFANKVIASFNAAVRRVGLNCPVMLTQNDGTVLPSSAARKCPINTFSSGATNSMRGASILCSGDESIKGQSVLVVDVGGTTTDIGVLLPTGFPRQSASFSYVGGVRMNFSMPQVHSFGLGGGSKVRFNKKITIGPDSVGNEIRKQAIIFGGDTLTASDMAVGIGKQAGLEPELFNIGDPQKLDGKLNEKHMKEFQDEVKYLLEKHIDRMRTSAEPVPVLVVGGGSFIVPSDIEGSSKVLRPPYHGVANAIGAAMSKISGRKHLIKVVPNEKEAKENALQECIEEAKENAVVKGAIRDSLTIVELSHDPIPYIPNTYEFIVKVVGDADHSRVPEVNLEKSLDNLSGGSVLKEVTTPVEEFTIENVDIEKYKPKIENREWIISEIDLEFLKIGTYILGCGGGGTPHPTFIDIRNMLRNGATIRVIDIDDVSKYTDGKRSIICVGFAGSPTVASEMLKADELLEAAKSLIQFTGQEAKVVCPLEIGGGNGFTGFEVGASNKLNIPVVDSDFMGRAYPTLWQSSANAIYEKFPYWPAAVSNGNSSSMLISEASNCESLERLIRSTCVEVGTHVGVVMAPMTSEELTGGTVPGSISLAWRIGRAVLLARQKLEHDLIPQRIIESVGGKSSGSHLFTGKIVDVSRKVHKGHVYGEVIIEEPETKKQMVIPFKNENILCRVRETAEEEGKVVCAVPDLIAVLESETGEALGTPDYKYGLIVNVISISPSNIWTDTEKAMAIGGPASFGFDEVEYVPVGTYTRPVSVIEEYC
- the THI7 gene encoding Thiamine Metabolism (go_component membrane~go_funtion nucleobase transporter activity~go_process nucleobase, nucleoside, nucleotide and nucleic acid transport); translation: MSFLQKLEVKPKDGGQEVDNLQNHDLIPMTPSRRLWNYASYFSFWTVSECSISTWSSGASLLSLGLNVKESIGVIIVGNTIISTLSVLNGGPGYYFHVGYTVCQRLVFGIRGSYFGVAIRTILSIVWYGSQAWLGGQCLGIIFSSWSYSYLHMENTLPLSVHLTTRDLISFLLFQLISIPMLLIRPEKLSMFLHVSSVAVFVAMISVFAWSIGHNGGAGPLLNAQSNFSSKSAHAWAWIYGITSWYGSLSSGITNMSDFTRYSKRKSSCVPGTFGAIMTFGTVMPLFGLLSASATSEIYGQALWMPHMIVEQWIIADYSSRSRVAAFFASLCFLSSQLALNLLSNGIAGGMDMSGLCPKYINIKRGAVLTSLLSWVVQPWLFYNTSSRFVVVMSSFSVFMSPIIAIIMSEFWIIRKRKLKLSDLYSNEVDSIYWYWNGFNLKSFFIFIVVATPGLPGLIHMANPNISINQGILHYYYGNCIFGFCIAFFLNIALNYIFPSKAIHALDSVDYFHTFTNEECLKMGITPAENESDRQSNQSKDVELIQEINVEKNSV